A window from Mauremys reevesii isolate NIE-2019 linkage group 9, ASM1616193v1, whole genome shotgun sequence encodes these proteins:
- the ECT2 gene encoding protein ECT2 isoform X8, whose protein sequence is MARNPFSLSVIRTASQKLPSKTGLRNSNTAEEKNTDLIMTDSSMLVTDTGRSLLGDSSVLDSKIIETSKENIFIGLASDVEEEMPQIETRVVLVQEAGKHEELLKALEEIKVPYIKMESVEEFGDSESPEFETVFVVADFQDSILENLCKFDCRVLGPPIVLHCAQKGEPLPFSCRPLYCASMLNLVLCFTGFRKKEELVKLVTLVHHMGGIIRRDFSSKVTHLVANSTQGDKFRLAVSLGTPIVKAEWIYKAWERRNEIDFCAADEEFRNEFKVPPFQDCMLSFLGFSDEERINMEEMTKMQGGQYLPVSDDRCTHLVVEENTVKDLPFEPPKKLYVVKQEWFWGSIQMDARAGESMYLFEKPESPELKKSVSQLSLNTPNSNRKRRRLRETLAQLTRETDMSPFPPRKRPSAEHSLSMGSLLDISNTPESSITNGETPKSCSKPSKNSTPLPAKQSARWQVAKELYQTESNYVDILTTIIQLFQVPLEKEGQLGGPILAQEEIKTIFGSIPDILDVHTKIKEDLEDLMINWAESKSIGDVILKYSKDLLKTYPPFVNFFEMSKETIMKCEKQKPRFHAFLKINQAKPECGRQSLAELLIRPVQRLPSVALLLNDLKKHTAEDNPDKGMLERAIESLKEVMTHINEDKRKTEAQRLIFDVVYEVDGCPANLLSSHRSLVQRLETVALGDDLCDRGEQVTLFLFNDCLEIARKRHKVISAFKSPHGQTRPPASLKHIVLMPLSQIKKVLDIRETEDCHKAFALVVRPPTEQNNLLFSFQMTTEEPPKEDWLKMLCRHVANTICKADAENLIYTTDPDSIDINTKDVDSTLSRASRAIKKTSKKVTRAFSFSKTPKRALRRALMAHNTVEGRSPCSASERYLGSRLTSTSSLAGIPSPSLVSLPSMFAKRSHTLSRSTTHLI, encoded by the exons ATGGCAAGGAACCCTTTTTCTCTGTCTGTGATAAGGACTGCATCACAGAAATTACCCAGCAAGACAGGCCTGAGGAACTCCAACA CTGCTGAAGAGAAAAACACAGACTTGATCATGACTGACAGCAGTATGCTAGTGACTGACACCGGAAGGAGTCTTTTGGGAGATTCTTCTGTTCTTGATTCAAAAATTATAGAAACTTCCAAGGAGAATATATTTATTGGATTGGCTTCAGATGTTGAAG AGGAAATGCCTCAGATTGAAACCAGAGTGGTTTTAGTTCAGGAAGCTGGGAAACACGAGGAACTCTTGAAAGCCTTGGAG gaaattaaAGTGCCCTATATAAAGATGGAATCGGTGGAAGAGTTTGGGGATTCTGAGTCTCCAGAATTTGAGACAGTCTTCGTTGTAGCAGACTTTCAAGATTCCATCTTGGAGAACTTGTGCAAGTTTGACTGTCGTGTTCTTGGACCTCCAATAGTACTTCATTGTGCTCAAAAAGGAGAG CCTCTACCTTTCTCATGTCGTCCATTGTACTGTGCAAGTATGTTGAATCTGGTGCTGTGCTTTACAGGATTCAGGAAGAAAGAAGAACTA GTTAAGCTGGTGACCTTGGTTCATCATATGGGTGGAATTATTCGAAGGGACTTCAGTTCAAAAGTTACACATCTGGTGGCTAATTCTACGCAAGGAGACAAATTCAGA CTTGCTGTGAGTCTGGGAACTCCTATTGTGAAAGCCGAATGGATTTACAAGGCTTGGGAGAGAAGGAATGAAAT tgactTCTGTGCGGCTGATGAGGAATTCAGAAATGAGTTCAAGGTTCCCCCATTCCAGGACTGCATGTTAAGTTTCCTTGGATTTTCCGATGAAGAGAGAATTAACATGGAAGAAATGACAAAAATGCAAG GTGGGCAGTACTTGCCAGTTAGTGATGACAGGTGCACACATCTGGTTGTTGAAGAAAATACAGTAAAAGATCTCCCATTTGAGCCTCCAAAAAAACTTTATGTTGTAAAGCAAGAG TGGTTCTGGGGAAGCATTCAGATGGATGCCAGAGCTGGAGAATCCATGTACTTATTTGAAAAG CCAGAGAGTCCTGAACTCAAAAAGTCAGTGTCACAACTTTCTCTGAATACCCCAAATAGCAATCGCAAGAGACGTCGCTTGAGAGAGACCCTTGCACAGCTCACCAGAGAAACTGACATGTCACCATTCCCTCCTCGGAAACGCCCATCAGCTGAGCATTCCCTTTCTATGGGGTCTTTACTGGATATTTCTAACACACCAGAGTCCAGCATTACCAATGGAG AAACGCCAAAATCATGTTCAAAGCCTTCCAAAAATTCAACTCCTCTGCCTGCAAAGCAGTCTGCAAGATGGCAGGTTGCAAAGGAACTATATCAGACGGAAAGTAACTACGTAGATATTCTGACAACAATTATTCAG TTATTTCAAGTTCCATTGGAAAAAGAAGGGCAGCTTGGGGGACCCATCCTTGCACAAGAGGAAATTAAGACCATATTTGGCAGCATTCCAGACATCCTTGATGTGCACACTAAAATAAAG GAAGACCTTGAAGACCTTATGATAAACTGGGCTGAAAGCAAAAGTATTGGTGATGTCATTCTTAAATAT TCAAAAGACTTGTTGAAAACATACCCTCCTTTTGTGAACTTCTTTGAAATGAGCAAAGAAACTATTATGAAATGTGAAAAACAGAAGCCACGGTTTCATGCTTTCCTAAAG ATAAACCAAGCTAAACCAGAGTGTGGCCGTCAAAGCTTGGCTGAACTACTCATTCGACCAGTTCAACGGTTACCTAGTGTTGCTTTACTTCTAAATG accTTAAGAAACATACAGCAGAAGACAACCCAGACAAAGGCATGCTAGAGAGAGCCATTGAATCATTAAAGGAAGTGATGAC ACACATTAATGAAGACAAAAgaaaaactgaagcacaaagactGATCTTTGATGTTGTGTATGAAGTTGATGGATGTCCA GCCAATCTCTTGTCGTCTCACCGAAGCTTAGTTCAGCGATTGGAAACGGTTGCACTTGGcgatgacctctgtgacagaggAGAACAGGTCACGCTCTTTCTGTTTAATGACTGTCTAGAG ATTGCAAGGAAACGGCACAAAGTTATCAGTGCTTTCAAGAGCCCCCATGGCCAGACCAGGCCCCCAGCATCTCTCAAACACATTGTTCTCATGCCTCTCTCGCAGATCAAGAAAGTGCTAGacatcagggagacagaag ACTGCCACAAAGCTTTTGCCTTGGTTGTGCGGCCACCAACAGAACAGAACAACTTGTTGTTCAGTTTTCAGATGACGACTGAGGAGCCTCCTAAAGAGGATTGGCTGAAGATGCTGTGTCGGCATGTAGCGAACACAATTTGTAAAGCAGATGCT GAAAACCTTATTTACACTACTGATCCTGATTCAATTGACATAAATACGAAAGATGTGGACAGTACGTTGAGTAGGGCATCCAGGGCAAtaaagaaaacatcaaaaaag GTTACAAGAGCATTCTCTTTCTCCAAAACACCAAAGAGAGCTCTTCGAAGGGCTTTAATGGCACACAACACAGTAGAAGGAAGGAGTCCCTGCTCAGCTAGTGAGAGATACTTGGGCAGCCGCCTGACCAGTACATCCTCATTAGCA GGTATCCCTTCTCCTTCCTTGGTCAGCCTTCCCTCAATGTTTGCAAAGAGGAGTCATACCTTAAGTCGATCAACAACCCACTTGATATGA
- the ECT2 gene encoding protein ECT2 isoform X7, whose protein sequence is MARNPFSLSVIRTASQKLPSKTGLRNSNTAEEKNTDLIMTDSSMLVTDTGRSLLGDSSVLDSKIIETSKENIFIGLASDVEEEMPQIETRVVLVQEAGKHEELLKALETVKIMEVPVIKIKETSPGKSEEKLIKSIIHMEIKVPYIKMESVEEFGDSESPEFETVFVVADFQDSILENLCKFDCRVLGPPIVLHCAQKGEPLPFSCRPLYCASMLNLVLCFTGFRKKEELVKLVTLVHHMGGIIRRDFSSKVTHLVANSTQGDKFRLAVSLGTPIVKAEWIYKAWERRNEIDFCAADEEFRNEFKVPPFQDCMLSFLGFSDEERINMEEMTKMQGGQYLPVSDDRCTHLVVEENTVKDLPFEPPKKLYVVKQEWFWGSIQMDARAGESMYLFEKPESPELKKSVSQLSLNTPNSNRKRRRLRETLAQLTRETDMSPFPPRKRPSAEHSLSMGSLLDISNTPESSITNGETPKSCSKPSKNSTPLPAKQSARWQVAKELYQTESNYVDILTTIIQLFQVPLEKEGQLGGPILAQEEIKTIFGSIPDILDVHTKIKEDLEDLMINWAESKSIGDVILKYSKDLLKTYPPFVNFFEMSKETIMKCEKQKPRFHAFLKINQAKPECGRQSLAELLIRPVQRLPSVALLLNDLKKHTAEDNPDKGMLERAIESLKEVMTHINEDKRKTEAQRLIFDVVYEVDGCPANLLSSHRSLVQRLETVALGDDLCDRGEQVTLFLFNDCLEIARKRHKVISAFKSPHGQTRPPASLKHIVLMPLSQIKKVLDIRETEDCHKAFALVVRPPTEQNNLLFSFQMTTEEPPKEDWLKMLCRHVANTICKADAENLIYTTDPDSIDINTKDVDSTLSRASRAIKKTSKKVTRAFSFSKTPKRALRRALMAHNTVEGRSPCSASERYLGSRLTSTSSLAGIPSPSLVSLPSMFAKRSHTLSRSTTHLI, encoded by the exons ATGGCAAGGAACCCTTTTTCTCTGTCTGTGATAAGGACTGCATCACAGAAATTACCCAGCAAGACAGGCCTGAGGAACTCCAACA CTGCTGAAGAGAAAAACACAGACTTGATCATGACTGACAGCAGTATGCTAGTGACTGACACCGGAAGGAGTCTTTTGGGAGATTCTTCTGTTCTTGATTCAAAAATTATAGAAACTTCCAAGGAGAATATATTTATTGGATTGGCTTCAGATGTTGAAG AGGAAATGCCTCAGATTGAAACCAGAGTGGTTTTAGTTCAGGAAGCTGGGAAACACGAGGAACTCTTGAAAGCCTTGGAG ACCGTTAAGATAATGGAAGTCCCAGTTATAAAGATAAAGGAAACTAGTCCTGGTAAATCGGAAGAAAAACTAATAAAAAGTATAATTCATATG gaaattaaAGTGCCCTATATAAAGATGGAATCGGTGGAAGAGTTTGGGGATTCTGAGTCTCCAGAATTTGAGACAGTCTTCGTTGTAGCAGACTTTCAAGATTCCATCTTGGAGAACTTGTGCAAGTTTGACTGTCGTGTTCTTGGACCTCCAATAGTACTTCATTGTGCTCAAAAAGGAGAG CCTCTACCTTTCTCATGTCGTCCATTGTACTGTGCAAGTATGTTGAATCTGGTGCTGTGCTTTACAGGATTCAGGAAGAAAGAAGAACTA GTTAAGCTGGTGACCTTGGTTCATCATATGGGTGGAATTATTCGAAGGGACTTCAGTTCAAAAGTTACACATCTGGTGGCTAATTCTACGCAAGGAGACAAATTCAGA CTTGCTGTGAGTCTGGGAACTCCTATTGTGAAAGCCGAATGGATTTACAAGGCTTGGGAGAGAAGGAATGAAAT tgactTCTGTGCGGCTGATGAGGAATTCAGAAATGAGTTCAAGGTTCCCCCATTCCAGGACTGCATGTTAAGTTTCCTTGGATTTTCCGATGAAGAGAGAATTAACATGGAAGAAATGACAAAAATGCAAG GTGGGCAGTACTTGCCAGTTAGTGATGACAGGTGCACACATCTGGTTGTTGAAGAAAATACAGTAAAAGATCTCCCATTTGAGCCTCCAAAAAAACTTTATGTTGTAAAGCAAGAG TGGTTCTGGGGAAGCATTCAGATGGATGCCAGAGCTGGAGAATCCATGTACTTATTTGAAAAG CCAGAGAGTCCTGAACTCAAAAAGTCAGTGTCACAACTTTCTCTGAATACCCCAAATAGCAATCGCAAGAGACGTCGCTTGAGAGAGACCCTTGCACAGCTCACCAGAGAAACTGACATGTCACCATTCCCTCCTCGGAAACGCCCATCAGCTGAGCATTCCCTTTCTATGGGGTCTTTACTGGATATTTCTAACACACCAGAGTCCAGCATTACCAATGGAG AAACGCCAAAATCATGTTCAAAGCCTTCCAAAAATTCAACTCCTCTGCCTGCAAAGCAGTCTGCAAGATGGCAGGTTGCAAAGGAACTATATCAGACGGAAAGTAACTACGTAGATATTCTGACAACAATTATTCAG TTATTTCAAGTTCCATTGGAAAAAGAAGGGCAGCTTGGGGGACCCATCCTTGCACAAGAGGAAATTAAGACCATATTTGGCAGCATTCCAGACATCCTTGATGTGCACACTAAAATAAAG GAAGACCTTGAAGACCTTATGATAAACTGGGCTGAAAGCAAAAGTATTGGTGATGTCATTCTTAAATAT TCAAAAGACTTGTTGAAAACATACCCTCCTTTTGTGAACTTCTTTGAAATGAGCAAAGAAACTATTATGAAATGTGAAAAACAGAAGCCACGGTTTCATGCTTTCCTAAAG ATAAACCAAGCTAAACCAGAGTGTGGCCGTCAAAGCTTGGCTGAACTACTCATTCGACCAGTTCAACGGTTACCTAGTGTTGCTTTACTTCTAAATG accTTAAGAAACATACAGCAGAAGACAACCCAGACAAAGGCATGCTAGAGAGAGCCATTGAATCATTAAAGGAAGTGATGAC ACACATTAATGAAGACAAAAgaaaaactgaagcacaaagactGATCTTTGATGTTGTGTATGAAGTTGATGGATGTCCA GCCAATCTCTTGTCGTCTCACCGAAGCTTAGTTCAGCGATTGGAAACGGTTGCACTTGGcgatgacctctgtgacagaggAGAACAGGTCACGCTCTTTCTGTTTAATGACTGTCTAGAG ATTGCAAGGAAACGGCACAAAGTTATCAGTGCTTTCAAGAGCCCCCATGGCCAGACCAGGCCCCCAGCATCTCTCAAACACATTGTTCTCATGCCTCTCTCGCAGATCAAGAAAGTGCTAGacatcagggagacagaag ACTGCCACAAAGCTTTTGCCTTGGTTGTGCGGCCACCAACAGAACAGAACAACTTGTTGTTCAGTTTTCAGATGACGACTGAGGAGCCTCCTAAAGAGGATTGGCTGAAGATGCTGTGTCGGCATGTAGCGAACACAATTTGTAAAGCAGATGCT GAAAACCTTATTTACACTACTGATCCTGATTCAATTGACATAAATACGAAAGATGTGGACAGTACGTTGAGTAGGGCATCCAGGGCAAtaaagaaaacatcaaaaaag GTTACAAGAGCATTCTCTTTCTCCAAAACACCAAAGAGAGCTCTTCGAAGGGCTTTAATGGCACACAACACAGTAGAAGGAAGGAGTCCCTGCTCAGCTAGTGAGAGATACTTGGGCAGCCGCCTGACCAGTACATCCTCATTAGCA GGTATCCCTTCTCCTTCCTTGGTCAGCCTTCCCTCAATGTTTGCAAAGAGGAGTCATACCTTAAGTCGATCAACAACCCACTTGATATGA
- the ECT2 gene encoding protein ECT2 isoform X4 has translation MARNPFSLSVIRTASQKLPSKTGLRNSNTAEEKNTDLIMTDSSMLVTDTGRSLLGDSSVLDSKIIETSKENIFIGLASDVEEEMPQIETRVVLVQEAGKHEELLKALETVKIMEVPVIKIKETSPGKSEEKLIKSIIHMEIKVPYIKMESVEEFGDSESPEFETVFVVADFQDSILENLCKFDCRVLGPPIVLHCAQKGEPLPFSCRPLYCASMLNLVLCFTGFRKKEELVKLVTLVHHMGGIIRRDFSSKVTHLVANSTQGDKFRLAVSLGTPIVKAEWIYKAWERRNEIDFCAADEEFRNEFKVPPFQDCMLSFLGFSDEERINMEEMTKMQGGQYLPVSDDRCTHLVVEENTVKDLPFEPPKKLYVVKQEWFWGSIQMDARAGESMYLFEKPESPELKKSVSQLSLNTPNSNRKRRRLRETLAQLTRETDMSPFPPRKRPSAEHSLSMGSLLDISNTPESSITNGGSRIGVRCSDPGRGQASCRHVSSSSQTWRKMRKKYTFTKYKPPDNVTPKQCVNPVESLQQTNKVASIKSSGNLGNSKLGKGTVSNLQKKILFPKESKEIIVRPTYLEALKDTFASCQRLVGTNNISNMPQDCEEPTCLTYVDQLTNTETNISTYGSCGKEQIAKSTISQLLELGLQNKSQFQRTRARSGNATDVTMNDLTCMNTCDYVQQVTYGHSHQGKDSKDQCSFINETSLIEETNILVGDSEPPSDSKSKASYSDTSAALITETPKSCSKPSKNSTPLPAKQSARWQVAKELYQTESNYVDILTTIIQLFQVPLEKEGQLGGPILAQEEIKTIFGSIPDILDVHTKIKEDLEDLMINWAESKSIGDVILKYSKDLLKTYPPFVNFFEMSKETIMKCEKQKPRFHAFLKINQAKPECGRQSLAELLIRPVQRLPSVALLLNDLKKHTAEDNPDKGMLERAIESLKEVMTHINEDKRKTEAQRLIFDVVYEVDGCPANLLSSHRSLVQRLETVALGDDLCDRGEQVTLFLFNDCLEIARKRHKVISAFKSPHGQTRPPASLKHIVLMPLSQIKKVLDIRETEDCHKAFALVVRPPTEQNNLLFSFQMTTEEPPKEDWLKMLCRHVANTICKADAENLIYTTDPDSIDINTKDVDSTLSRASRAIKKTSKKVTRAFSFSKTPKRALRRALMAHNTVEGRSPCSASERYLGSRLTSTSSLAGIPSPSLVSLPSMFAKRSHTLSRSTTHLI, from the exons ATGGCAAGGAACCCTTTTTCTCTGTCTGTGATAAGGACTGCATCACAGAAATTACCCAGCAAGACAGGCCTGAGGAACTCCAACA CTGCTGAAGAGAAAAACACAGACTTGATCATGACTGACAGCAGTATGCTAGTGACTGACACCGGAAGGAGTCTTTTGGGAGATTCTTCTGTTCTTGATTCAAAAATTATAGAAACTTCCAAGGAGAATATATTTATTGGATTGGCTTCAGATGTTGAAG AGGAAATGCCTCAGATTGAAACCAGAGTGGTTTTAGTTCAGGAAGCTGGGAAACACGAGGAACTCTTGAAAGCCTTGGAG ACCGTTAAGATAATGGAAGTCCCAGTTATAAAGATAAAGGAAACTAGTCCTGGTAAATCGGAAGAAAAACTAATAAAAAGTATAATTCATATG gaaattaaAGTGCCCTATATAAAGATGGAATCGGTGGAAGAGTTTGGGGATTCTGAGTCTCCAGAATTTGAGACAGTCTTCGTTGTAGCAGACTTTCAAGATTCCATCTTGGAGAACTTGTGCAAGTTTGACTGTCGTGTTCTTGGACCTCCAATAGTACTTCATTGTGCTCAAAAAGGAGAG CCTCTACCTTTCTCATGTCGTCCATTGTACTGTGCAAGTATGTTGAATCTGGTGCTGTGCTTTACAGGATTCAGGAAGAAAGAAGAACTA GTTAAGCTGGTGACCTTGGTTCATCATATGGGTGGAATTATTCGAAGGGACTTCAGTTCAAAAGTTACACATCTGGTGGCTAATTCTACGCAAGGAGACAAATTCAGA CTTGCTGTGAGTCTGGGAACTCCTATTGTGAAAGCCGAATGGATTTACAAGGCTTGGGAGAGAAGGAATGAAAT tgactTCTGTGCGGCTGATGAGGAATTCAGAAATGAGTTCAAGGTTCCCCCATTCCAGGACTGCATGTTAAGTTTCCTTGGATTTTCCGATGAAGAGAGAATTAACATGGAAGAAATGACAAAAATGCAAG GTGGGCAGTACTTGCCAGTTAGTGATGACAGGTGCACACATCTGGTTGTTGAAGAAAATACAGTAAAAGATCTCCCATTTGAGCCTCCAAAAAAACTTTATGTTGTAAAGCAAGAG TGGTTCTGGGGAAGCATTCAGATGGATGCCAGAGCTGGAGAATCCATGTACTTATTTGAAAAG CCAGAGAGTCCTGAACTCAAAAAGTCAGTGTCACAACTTTCTCTGAATACCCCAAATAGCAATCGCAAGAGACGTCGCTTGAGAGAGACCCTTGCACAGCTCACCAGAGAAACTGACATGTCACCATTCCCTCCTCGGAAACGCCCATCAGCTGAGCATTCCCTTTCTATGGGGTCTTTACTGGATATTTCTAACACACCAGAGTCCAGCATTACCAATGGAG GGAGCAGAATAGGAGTGAGGTGCTCAGACCCAGGTAGAGGCCAGGCCAGCTGCCGTCATGTCAGTAGTAGTAGTCAAACATGGAggaaaatgaggaaaaaataCACATTTACCAAATATAAACCTCCAGATAATGTTACTCCAAAGCAGTGTGTGAATCCTGTTGAAAGTCTCCAGCAAACAAACAAGGTAGCTAGCATTAAGTCATCTGGAAACCTAGGCAATAGCAAACTTGGAAAAGGGACAGTATCAAATCTCCAGAAAAAGATTCTTTTTCCAAAGGAAAGCAAAGAGATCATTGTAAGGCCGACTTATCTTGAAGCCTTGAAAGATACTTTTGCCTCATGTCAACGTCTTGTAGGGACAAATAACATATCAAACATGCCACAAGATTGTGAAGAACCAACTTGCTTAACTTATGTTGACCAATTAACTAACACAGAAACTAATATCTCTACATATGGTTCTTGTGGCAAAGAGCAAATTGCAAAATCCACAATTAGTCAACTCCTAGAACTTGGACTCCAAAATAAATCCCAATTCCAGCGTACAAGAGCGAGATCTGGAAATGCTACAGATGTAACTATGAATGACCTGACCTGTATGAACACCTGTGATTATGTCCAGCAAGTAACTTATGGGCATAGTCATCAGGGAAAGGACAGCAAGGACCAGTGTAGCTTTATAAATGAAACATCTTTGATAGAGGAGACTAATATTTTAGTAGGAGACTCTGAACCACCTTCTGATTCAAAATCAAAAGCCAGTTACAGTGATACCAGTGCTGCTCTGATAACAG AAACGCCAAAATCATGTTCAAAGCCTTCCAAAAATTCAACTCCTCTGCCTGCAAAGCAGTCTGCAAGATGGCAGGTTGCAAAGGAACTATATCAGACGGAAAGTAACTACGTAGATATTCTGACAACAATTATTCAG TTATTTCAAGTTCCATTGGAAAAAGAAGGGCAGCTTGGGGGACCCATCCTTGCACAAGAGGAAATTAAGACCATATTTGGCAGCATTCCAGACATCCTTGATGTGCACACTAAAATAAAG GAAGACCTTGAAGACCTTATGATAAACTGGGCTGAAAGCAAAAGTATTGGTGATGTCATTCTTAAATAT TCAAAAGACTTGTTGAAAACATACCCTCCTTTTGTGAACTTCTTTGAAATGAGCAAAGAAACTATTATGAAATGTGAAAAACAGAAGCCACGGTTTCATGCTTTCCTAAAG ATAAACCAAGCTAAACCAGAGTGTGGCCGTCAAAGCTTGGCTGAACTACTCATTCGACCAGTTCAACGGTTACCTAGTGTTGCTTTACTTCTAAATG accTTAAGAAACATACAGCAGAAGACAACCCAGACAAAGGCATGCTAGAGAGAGCCATTGAATCATTAAAGGAAGTGATGAC ACACATTAATGAAGACAAAAgaaaaactgaagcacaaagactGATCTTTGATGTTGTGTATGAAGTTGATGGATGTCCA GCCAATCTCTTGTCGTCTCACCGAAGCTTAGTTCAGCGATTGGAAACGGTTGCACTTGGcgatgacctctgtgacagaggAGAACAGGTCACGCTCTTTCTGTTTAATGACTGTCTAGAG ATTGCAAGGAAACGGCACAAAGTTATCAGTGCTTTCAAGAGCCCCCATGGCCAGACCAGGCCCCCAGCATCTCTCAAACACATTGTTCTCATGCCTCTCTCGCAGATCAAGAAAGTGCTAGacatcagggagacagaag ACTGCCACAAAGCTTTTGCCTTGGTTGTGCGGCCACCAACAGAACAGAACAACTTGTTGTTCAGTTTTCAGATGACGACTGAGGAGCCTCCTAAAGAGGATTGGCTGAAGATGCTGTGTCGGCATGTAGCGAACACAATTTGTAAAGCAGATGCT GAAAACCTTATTTACACTACTGATCCTGATTCAATTGACATAAATACGAAAGATGTGGACAGTACGTTGAGTAGGGCATCCAGGGCAAtaaagaaaacatcaaaaaag GTTACAAGAGCATTCTCTTTCTCCAAAACACCAAAGAGAGCTCTTCGAAGGGCTTTAATGGCACACAACACAGTAGAAGGAAGGAGTCCCTGCTCAGCTAGTGAGAGATACTTGGGCAGCCGCCTGACCAGTACATCCTCATTAGCA GGTATCCCTTCTCCTTCCTTGGTCAGCCTTCCCTCAATGTTTGCAAAGAGGAGTCATACCTTAAGTCGATCAACAACCCACTTGATATGA